From Prosthecobacter fusiformis, a single genomic window includes:
- a CDS encoding alpha/beta fold hydrolase, with protein MIPTLILQTWLCGLLSLGILSGAIYFAHEWQQRSWVWDASLGASVFQPEVGMNEVTGLLAAACVLVLITLFGGSLLKLVLSSSKPGQGANAVPPYDSITPRISQQIQRPDGTSLRVEVYGPENGMPIVLTHGWGLDSTEWTYFKREMADRFRLIVWDLPGLGKSTRPNNRDFSLDKMAHDLEAVLEFAGSKKAILVGHSIGGMIVMTFCRHFPAALGTRVQGLVLTHTTPTNPVRTTSGAAFLTAIQTPVLKPLMWLTIALSPVVWVMNWLSYRNGSMHITTKRGSFAGTESWAQIDFAARFQLRASPGVVARGMLGMMEYDATDVLPQINVPTLVIAGSDDTTTLPRASQAIQHAVPNGHLTTLIPAKHLGLVEHHEEYAEKVREFSFSSQNQEVPETAPLPLNVIHPFPQTGAKL; from the coding sequence TCACTGGGGATCCTGAGCGGGGCCATCTACTTTGCACATGAATGGCAGCAACGGTCCTGGGTGTGGGATGCCAGCCTGGGTGCCTCGGTCTTTCAGCCGGAAGTGGGCATGAATGAGGTGACGGGGCTTTTGGCGGCCGCGTGTGTGCTGGTGCTCATCACTTTATTTGGAGGGAGCTTGCTGAAGCTTGTTTTGTCATCGAGCAAACCGGGCCAAGGAGCCAATGCGGTACCGCCCTATGACAGCATCACTCCGAGGATTTCCCAACAGATCCAACGGCCTGATGGCACCTCGCTAAGGGTGGAGGTGTATGGTCCAGAGAATGGTATGCCGATCGTGCTGACGCATGGCTGGGGGCTGGACAGCACGGAGTGGACTTACTTTAAAAGGGAGATGGCGGACCGCTTTCGCCTCATCGTGTGGGATCTGCCGGGACTGGGGAAATCCACGCGGCCTAACAATCGTGATTTTAGCCTGGACAAGATGGCGCATGATCTGGAGGCGGTGCTGGAATTTGCCGGAAGCAAGAAAGCTATCCTGGTGGGCCACAGCATCGGCGGCATGATCGTGATGACGTTTTGCCGGCACTTTCCTGCGGCCTTGGGCACACGTGTACAAGGGCTGGTGCTGACTCATACGACGCCTACCAATCCGGTGCGCACTACCTCTGGTGCGGCTTTTCTGACGGCGATCCAAACGCCTGTGCTGAAGCCGCTGATGTGGCTGACGATTGCCTTATCTCCGGTGGTATGGGTGATGAACTGGCTGAGTTATCGCAATGGCTCCATGCATATTACCACAAAGCGGGGTTCTTTTGCTGGAACGGAATCGTGGGCGCAGATTGATTTTGCGGCGCGCTTTCAGCTACGAGCATCACCGGGGGTGGTGGCCAGGGGGATGCTGGGGATGATGGAATATGACGCGACTGATGTGCTGCCGCAAATCAACGTTCCTACGCTGGTCATCGCTGGCAGTGATGACACGACTACCCTGCCCCGGGCCAGCCAGGCGATCCAGCATGCGGTGCCGAATGGGCATCTTACGACGCTGATTCCAGCGAAGCATTTAGGACTGGTGGAGCACCACGAAGAGTATGCTGAAAAAGTACGGGAGTTTAGTTTTTCATCCCAAAATCAGGAGGTGCCGGAAACCGCT